A genome region from Leptospira langatensis includes the following:
- a CDS encoding SpoIIE family protein phosphatase — protein MEILSILQNDVLLNYYSFGSLLSVLAFLFTSLFFLFVKEKTPSTFHLALGALFFSFFCTGYFFAAFLYHPNGAYHRWLTVGFILPALTHLGQFMSRYPQNAHPKLNRNLLIVLYSIMAIGVSYFFYITLSSPKKYHFTAHQWDFNAEAASRNVAILIGIFVLICFLIIPVWRMMKTSGSTRFAIGGFMGALLIGGVIPAVTNILSRDGWIERSTYLTSIVLLMTVGVFLILVIFLNFSEEKTTFMVKIVGITFVTLMLIMQALVFISNQDKEAEYDTKSIVNMARVLEGGKKPPEMEYIVNWAGGSNSVDYSQYDNKLDLRLPQLEIDFKNTILFEHIKLLAEDNFRESLKKTLVGSHEYFSGYRASILKFLERNPNLEGKELKTKLFDYLVSLNTAVFVTSNKLEYIFPKDFCVDGRKFMKGASGDVTYFKDHLLAKWKEKDGSCTFDEKDLLIGHMKEEVLLYFRPFQPALSRHYRKSLDEYQHFVTYINYDVKKDIVSEVGYSYRKYREFMHPTAAKQTIILGVVLVVVFLVFPFFFRQSLVSPLNRLLSGMERVNEGALDVEVKVDLKDEIGFLSDSFNNMVASIRKARGELQDYAEHLATKVRERTRELSEKIEELQRLKVQQDGDYFLTSLLAKPLFYNANKSSKVGTQFILRQKKQFEFKGKTADLGGDICVTGNLRLGKPNDFKRYTFAMNGDAMGKSMQGAGGSLVMGVVINSILARSAANDRVLDESPADWLTEIYQEMQSVFKSFNGSMVISGTFVLVEDDTGKVWYFNAEHPFSVMYRDGRAGFLETGLTLRKIGLDSEYEFKVHTTRLEPGDVLIIGSDGKDDLDLTPEKEVRTINEDEMLFLQLVEKGQGDLNKIEEEILDSGELTDDLSLLKIEYLPIQSPETDAKTDSLSDPIDWKFIYKKAKEDYMGGRLSEALVSLEGLYKSDPQNTKVTKLLGLLSFKGKNYAKAVEVLNKYLGSDPDLVEYWYYLSLANRRIGRMDEAILAAKRMEELQPDNPMNLINLSDLYRQTEQFELALEYAHLALQKDPENESAQKLVRLIQRDSKAS, from the coding sequence ATGGAAATACTTTCAATCTTACAAAACGACGTTCTTCTGAATTATTACTCTTTCGGAAGCTTGTTATCTGTTCTCGCCTTTCTATTTACATCCCTCTTCTTCCTATTCGTAAAGGAGAAGACTCCAAGTACTTTCCATCTCGCTTTAGGAGCCTTATTCTTCTCCTTCTTTTGTACGGGGTATTTCTTTGCGGCCTTCTTATATCATCCGAACGGTGCCTACCATCGATGGTTGACTGTGGGATTTATTCTTCCCGCCTTGACCCACCTTGGACAGTTCATGTCCCGCTATCCGCAGAATGCTCACCCTAAACTGAATCGGAATCTGCTGATCGTATTGTATTCGATCATGGCTATCGGGGTTTCTTACTTCTTCTATATCACCTTAAGTTCTCCTAAAAAGTATCACTTCACCGCTCATCAATGGGATTTCAATGCGGAGGCCGCTTCTAGAAATGTCGCGATCTTGATCGGTATCTTCGTTCTGATCTGCTTTCTGATCATTCCGGTCTGGAGAATGATGAAAACATCCGGAAGCACTCGCTTCGCGATCGGAGGTTTCATGGGCGCCCTTCTCATCGGAGGAGTGATCCCTGCGGTAACAAATATTCTCAGTCGGGACGGATGGATCGAAAGATCCACCTATTTGACTTCTATCGTTCTATTAATGACTGTAGGAGTTTTCTTGATCCTTGTGATCTTTTTGAACTTCAGCGAAGAGAAGACCACATTTATGGTCAAGATCGTGGGGATCACATTCGTGACCCTTATGTTGATCATGCAAGCCCTCGTATTCATTTCGAACCAGGATAAGGAAGCGGAATACGATACCAAGAGTATCGTGAATATGGCGCGGGTTCTGGAAGGTGGAAAGAAACCGCCGGAGATGGAATATATCGTGAACTGGGCCGGCGGTTCGAATAGCGTAGATTACTCTCAGTATGATAATAAATTGGATCTGCGTCTTCCTCAGTTGGAGATAGACTTTAAGAATACGATCCTATTCGAGCATATCAAGCTTCTTGCAGAAGATAATTTTAGGGAATCCCTGAAGAAGACCCTAGTTGGATCTCACGAATATTTCAGCGGTTATAGAGCCTCTATCCTTAAATTCTTGGAGAGAAATCCGAATCTGGAAGGGAAAGAGCTTAAGACGAAGTTATTCGATTATCTTGTATCTCTGAACACCGCAGTCTTCGTAACCTCGAACAAGCTCGAGTATATCTTTCCGAAAGATTTCTGCGTAGATGGAAGAAAATTCATGAAGGGTGCAAGCGGTGACGTTACTTACTTCAAGGACCATCTTCTTGCAAAATGGAAAGAGAAGGATGGAAGTTGCACCTTTGACGAAAAGGATCTGCTGATCGGTCACATGAAGGAAGAAGTCCTTCTCTACTTCCGTCCCTTCCAGCCGGCACTTTCTAGACATTATAGAAAGAGCTTAGACGAGTACCAACATTTCGTTACCTACATCAATTACGATGTCAAAAAGGATATCGTGAGTGAGGTCGGATACTCCTACCGTAAATACAGAGAGTTCATGCACCCGACTGCAGCCAAGCAGACCATAATCTTGGGTGTGGTTCTCGTGGTTGTATTCTTGGTATTTCCATTCTTCTTCCGCCAGAGCTTGGTATCTCCTTTGAACAGACTTCTCTCCGGAATGGAAAGGGTAAACGAGGGTGCTCTAGATGTCGAAGTCAAGGTGGACTTGAAAGACGAGATAGGCTTCTTGTCCGATTCCTTCAATAACATGGTGGCATCCATCCGTAAGGCTAGAGGAGAACTGCAGGATTATGCAGAGCATCTAGCCACAAAGGTAAGGGAAAGAACGAGAGAACTTTCCGAAAAGATAGAAGAATTACAAAGACTGAAAGTACAGCAGGACGGGGACTACTTCCTGACTTCCTTGCTTGCAAAGCCATTATTCTATAATGCTAATAAATCTTCTAAGGTAGGAACTCAGTTCATTCTTCGCCAAAAAAAGCAATTTGAGTTTAAGGGAAAGACCGCGGATCTAGGCGGGGATATTTGCGTTACCGGAAATCTTCGCTTAGGAAAACCAAACGATTTCAAACGTTACACATTTGCGATGAATGGGGACGCGATGGGCAAGTCCATGCAAGGAGCCGGAGGCTCTTTGGTCATGGGAGTCGTGATCAATTCCATTCTGGCTCGCTCTGCTGCAAACGATAGGGTCTTAGATGAAAGTCCGGCCGATTGGTTAACTGAGATTTACCAAGAGATGCAATCGGTCTTTAAGTCTTTTAACGGATCTATGGTGATCTCCGGTACTTTTGTTCTGGTCGAAGACGACACCGGTAAGGTCTGGTACTTCAATGCGGAGCACCCTTTCTCCGTTATGTATCGGGACGGAAGGGCCGGGTTCCTAGAAACCGGATTGACCCTTCGGAAGATCGGTCTGGATTCGGAATATGAGTTTAAGGTCCATACTACTCGACTAGAGCCGGGAGATGTTCTGATCATCGGTTCCGATGGTAAAGACGACTTAGATCTTACCCCAGAAAAAGAAGTTAGGACCATCAACGAAGATGAGATGCTCTTCTTGCAACTGGTCGAAAAGGGCCAAGGGGATCTTAACAAGATCGAGGAAGAGATCTTGGATTCGGGAGAATTAACGGACGACCTTTCTCTTCTTAAGATAGAATATTTGCCGATCCAATCTCCTGAAACGGATGCAAAGACGGATTCACTTTCCGATCCAATCGACTGGAAATTCATCTATAAGAAAGCAAAAGAAGACTATATGGGCGGACGCTTGAGCGAGGCTCTAGTCTCTCTCGAAGGACTGTATAAATCCGATCCCCAGAACACCAAGGTCACTAAACTCCTGGGACTTCTTAGTTTTAAAGGAAAGAATTACGCAAAGGCAGTCGAGGTCCTGAACAAGTATTTGGGCTCCGATCCGGATCTGGTGGAGTATTGGTATTATCTTTCCTTGGCGAATCGCAGAATAGGAAGAATGGACGAGGCAATTCTCGCAGCCAAGAGAATGGAAGAACTCCAGCCGGATAATCCTATGAACCTGATCAATCTTTCGGATCTATATCGCCAAACGGAACAATTCGAATTGGCCTTGGAATACGCGCATCTCGCCCTGCAAAAGGATCCCGAAAACGAAAGCGCTCAGAAATTAGTGAGATTGATCCAGAGAGATAGCAAGGCTTCTTAA